In Luteitalea sp. TBR-22, one genomic interval encodes:
- the nagB gene encoding glucosamine-6-phosphate deaminase: MIISLCDSPQDVADLAAQRVADLLLDTPRAVLGLPTGRTPIAMYDELAARASAGEIDFSQVTSFNLDEFVGIGESHPGSYRAYMKQHLFDRVGLPAGQGHVLDGLAADADAECARFEAAIEAAGGIDLMILGLGANGHIGFNEPDAALQARTHRVTLLEPSRKANADFFDGDPAKVPAEAMTMGMGTILKSRRIMLLVTGSGKAATVAAMINGPVTTQMPASFLQLHGHVELICDSEAAAQIR, from the coding sequence GTGATCATCTCGCTCTGTGATTCGCCCCAGGACGTGGCCGACCTCGCCGCCCAACGCGTCGCCGACCTGCTCCTCGACACTCCTCGCGCCGTGCTCGGCCTGCCGACCGGCCGCACCCCGATCGCCATGTACGACGAACTGGCGGCTCGCGCGTCGGCCGGCGAGATCGATTTCTCGCAGGTCACCAGCTTCAACCTCGACGAGTTCGTCGGGATCGGCGAGTCTCACCCCGGCAGCTACCGCGCCTACATGAAGCAGCACCTGTTCGATCGCGTCGGGCTGCCGGCCGGGCAGGGGCATGTGCTCGACGGCCTGGCCGCGGACGCCGATGCCGAATGCGCGCGCTTCGAGGCAGCCATCGAAGCGGCCGGTGGCATCGACCTGATGATCCTCGGCCTCGGCGCCAACGGGCACATCGGCTTCAACGAGCCCGACGCCGCGCTGCAGGCGCGCACGCATCGCGTCACGCTGCTCGAGCCGTCGCGCAAGGCCAACGCCGACTTCTTCGACGGCGATCCCGCGAAGGTGCCTGCCGAGGCGATGACGATGGGGATGGGGACGATCCTGAAATCGCGCCGCATCATGCTGCTGGTGACCGGCAGCGGGAAGGCCGCCACCGTCGCGGCGATGATCAATGGTCCGGTGACGACGCAGATGCCCGCGTCGTTCCTGCAACTGCACGGACACGTCGAGCTGATCTGCGACAGCGAGGCCGCCGCGCAGATCAGGTAA
- the murQ gene encoding N-acetylmuramic acid 6-phosphate etherase, protein MPTMSKWEALPTEAINPNSLSLDTASVGDVIDLMVSEDRKVVAAVHREKERITAGVQMVTESFRKGGRVIFVGAGTSGRLGVVEAAEMPPTFGVSTTRVRALMAGGKDAVFQPKEGVEDDYEEGARAIARLRPQKRDIVIGISASGVTPFVRGALTRARKAGLRIIFVTCWPGSELQNFVDLIIAPAVGPEVLTGSTRLKAGTATKMVLNMLTTIAMVRSGKTYGNLMVDVQATNDKLKDRARRIITMATGVDYETAGKLLKSARNDVKAAIVMQRTGLPLSKALATLRKSHDSVREAVGEDVEPRLRALLGLDKK, encoded by the coding sequence ATGCCGACGATGTCGAAGTGGGAAGCCCTCCCCACCGAAGCGATCAATCCCAACAGCCTCTCGCTCGACACCGCCTCGGTCGGCGACGTGATCGACCTGATGGTCAGCGAGGATCGCAAGGTGGTCGCCGCGGTCCATCGCGAGAAGGAACGCATCACCGCCGGCGTGCAGATGGTCACCGAGTCGTTCCGCAAGGGCGGGCGCGTGATCTTCGTGGGCGCCGGCACGAGCGGCCGCCTCGGCGTGGTCGAGGCGGCGGAGATGCCACCGACCTTCGGCGTGTCGACGACGCGCGTGCGCGCCCTCATGGCGGGCGGCAAGGACGCCGTGTTCCAGCCCAAGGAAGGCGTCGAGGACGACTACGAGGAAGGCGCGCGGGCCATCGCCCGGTTGCGTCCGCAGAAGCGCGACATCGTCATCGGCATCTCGGCCAGCGGCGTCACGCCCTTCGTGCGCGGGGCGCTCACCCGGGCCCGCAAGGCCGGCCTGCGCATCATCTTCGTGACCTGCTGGCCCGGCAGCGAGCTCCAGAACTTCGTCGACCTGATCATCGCGCCGGCCGTCGGCCCCGAGGTGCTCACCGGGTCCACCCGCCTGAAGGCCGGCACGGCTACCAAGATGGTGCTGAACATGCTCACGACCATCGCGATGGTCCGGAGCGGCAAGACGTACGGCAACCTGATGGTGGACGTCCAGGCGACCAACGACAAGCTGAAGGACCGGGCGCGGCGGATCATCACGATGGCCACGGGCGTCGACTACGAGACCGCCGGCAAGCTCCTCAAGTCGGCGCGCAACGACGTCAAGGCAGCCATCGTCATGCAGCGGACCGGCCTGCCGCTCTCCAAGGCCCTTGCCACGCTGCGCAAGTCGCACGACTCGGTGCGCGAGGCCGTGGGCGAGGACGTCGAGCCGCGCCTGCGCGCCCTCCTGGGCCTCGACAAGAAGTGA
- a CDS encoding MoxR family ATPase, with protein MPTRALPIDEAAMLGQRLEAELGRTIVGQRAVLREILVSFFAGGHCLLRGVPGLAKTLIIKTLARTVDLSFNRIQFTPDLMPSDIVGAEVIEEDRSSGRREVRFMRGPVFAHILLADEINRTPPRTQAALLEAMQERQVTVGGVRYDLPAPQFVLATQNPIEQEGTYSLPEAQLDRFLLNVVIGYPTADEERQMLAQTTAAPQAAAQVVATGADIAAVHALVREIPAASNVIDYAARLVRATRPGAPEATASVTTYVRWGAGPRAGQALLLCGKARALLEGRATVSLEDIRALALPVLRHRVLVNFQAEAEGVDADALVSRLLDEVTARS; from the coding sequence ATGCCCACCCGCGCGCTCCCGATCGACGAGGCGGCCATGCTCGGCCAGCGCCTCGAGGCCGAGCTCGGACGGACGATCGTCGGCCAGCGCGCCGTGCTCCGCGAGATCCTTGTCAGCTTCTTCGCCGGCGGACACTGCCTGCTGCGCGGCGTGCCCGGCCTGGCCAAGACGCTCATCATCAAGACCCTGGCGCGCACCGTCGACCTGTCGTTCAATCGCATCCAGTTCACCCCCGACCTGATGCCGTCCGACATCGTCGGTGCAGAGGTCATCGAGGAGGATCGCAGCAGCGGCCGCCGCGAAGTGCGGTTCATGCGCGGCCCCGTCTTCGCGCACATCCTGCTCGCCGACGAGATCAACCGCACGCCGCCGCGCACGCAGGCGGCGCTGCTCGAAGCGATGCAGGAACGGCAGGTCACCGTCGGTGGTGTGCGGTACGATCTGCCCGCTCCCCAGTTCGTGCTGGCCACCCAGAATCCCATCGAGCAGGAGGGCACGTACAGCCTGCCCGAGGCCCAGCTCGACCGTTTCCTGCTCAACGTCGTGATCGGATACCCGACCGCCGACGAGGAGCGCCAGATGCTGGCGCAGACGACGGCGGCGCCTCAGGCCGCCGCGCAGGTCGTGGCGACCGGCGCCGACATCGCGGCCGTGCACGCGCTGGTGCGTGAAATCCCCGCCGCCAGCAACGTGATCGATTACGCCGCGCGACTGGTGCGCGCCACCCGCCCGGGCGCCCCGGAGGCCACCGCCTCGGTGACCACCTACGTCCGCTGGGGCGCCGGGCCGCGCGCCGGTCAGGCGTTACTGCTGTGCGGCAAGGCTCGCGCGTTGCTCGAGGGCCGGGCGACCGTGTCGCTCGAGGACATCCGGGCACTCGCCCTGCCGGTGCTCCGCCACCGCGTCCTCGTGAACTTCCAGGCGGAAGCGGAAGGCGTCGACGCCGATGCGCTCGTGTCGCGCCTGCTCGACGAGGTGACGGCGCGGTCGTGA
- a CDS encoding DUF58 domain-containing protein — translation MTGPPSTLALDPALLARIADLELAARLIVEGARLGAHRSPFTGSGAEFQQMRPYLPGDDLKHLDWKHYARTDRLFTRVYRETTEWPVMLAVDASRSMALSSTPGVSKLRVAAVLAAALAYLLVQQGESVGLIAHGDEPRLQLPPRTGRPHLVRVLGQLDRLEPSGGTALARGIRTAATRLGRRGIVAVISDLFADDDATTAAVREVRRMGHEVVLFHVLTPEERVLPDDGDVSFEDLETGERVVTSVPAIRAAYVARLGRFLGWWRSFAAGEGITFVDAHTDAPLDAVLRAFSQQRAALAGGSR, via the coding sequence GTGACGGGGCCGCCCTCGACGCTGGCACTCGACCCGGCGCTGCTGGCACGCATCGCCGACCTCGAACTGGCCGCGCGTCTCATCGTGGAGGGGGCGCGACTCGGGGCGCATCGCAGCCCCTTCACCGGCTCTGGCGCCGAGTTCCAGCAGATGCGCCCCTACCTGCCGGGCGACGATCTCAAGCACCTCGACTGGAAGCACTACGCGAGGACGGATCGCCTTTTCACGCGCGTCTACCGCGAGACCACGGAGTGGCCGGTGATGCTGGCGGTCGACGCGAGCCGATCGATGGCCCTGTCGTCGACGCCCGGCGTCAGCAAGCTGCGCGTCGCCGCGGTGCTGGCGGCGGCCCTGGCGTACCTGCTCGTGCAGCAGGGCGAGTCGGTCGGCCTGATCGCGCATGGCGACGAACCGCGGCTGCAGTTGCCGCCCCGCACCGGGCGCCCGCACCTGGTGCGCGTACTCGGCCAACTCGACCGCCTCGAGCCCAGCGGCGGCACGGCCCTGGCCCGTGGCATCCGCACGGCGGCGACACGACTCGGCCGGCGGGGAATCGTCGCAGTGATTTCCGACCTGTTCGCCGACGACGACGCCACGACGGCTGCCGTGCGCGAAGTGCGGCGGATGGGCCACGAAGTCGTGCTGTTCCATGTGCTGACGCCCGAGGAGCGGGTGCTCCCCGACGACGGTGACGTGTCGTTCGAGGATCTCGAAACAGGTGAGCGCGTGGTGACCAGTGTGCCGGCCATCCGCGCCGCCTATGTGGCACGCCTCGGCCGCTTCCTCGGGTGGTGGCGGTCGTTCGCAGCGGGCGAAGGCATCACGTTCGTCGATGCCCACACCGACGCGCCACTCGACGCCGTGCTGCGCGCCTTCTCGCAGCAGCGCGCGGCCCTCGCGGGCGGGTCCCGGTGA
- a CDS encoding BatA domain-containing protein, giving the protein MTWAAPWAWALLVGVALPLVAHLWSRRQPTRRPFSTLRFLRAASPVSRHLRRVQDWPLLVLRTAIVAAVAAAAAGPTLMTMARLEAWRARLHRVIVVDASVAPAAAETVEQWQRTAASFELLPAAAPTQALPEAIARATSAARTGRAEIAIAWSGRATALPPRALADIPVPVGISLAPVTAAPARASGGRLTIEAAADDGPAAARLREVASTSRVRSAVRLRLWLPGTAVPAARVEAATREAVGVLDALASDPRLRAAAERSVRDARAIELAPGVRILAADAVGRPLLSGWAADSRVELALAATPGSPLALWTTALGREALERPEIDLAPVMWPAEALARATRQAQAPPVTTLPAGLDTRWCWGLALLLLLTEEWWRRRASRADGSPEVRDAA; this is encoded by the coding sequence GTGACCTGGGCAGCTCCCTGGGCCTGGGCGCTGCTGGTCGGCGTCGCCCTGCCGCTCGTGGCTCACCTGTGGTCCCGGAGGCAGCCGACGCGCCGGCCGTTCTCCACGCTGCGCTTCCTCCGCGCCGCCTCCCCGGTGTCCCGTCACCTGCGTCGCGTGCAGGACTGGCCACTGCTGGTGCTGCGCACCGCGATCGTCGCTGCCGTTGCCGCGGCCGCGGCAGGCCCGACACTGATGACGATGGCGCGCCTCGAGGCGTGGCGCGCGCGCCTGCATCGCGTGATCGTGGTCGACGCATCGGTCGCGCCCGCAGCCGCCGAGACGGTGGAGCAGTGGCAGCGCACCGCCGCGTCGTTCGAGTTGCTCCCGGCTGCCGCCCCGACGCAGGCACTGCCGGAGGCCATCGCCCGCGCCACCAGCGCGGCGCGCACCGGTCGCGCCGAGATCGCGATCGCCTGGAGCGGGCGCGCCACGGCGCTGCCACCCCGCGCCCTGGCCGACATCCCCGTGCCTGTGGGCATCAGCCTCGCGCCCGTCACCGCCGCGCCCGCCCGGGCCTCGGGCGGGCGCCTGACGATCGAAGCCGCAGCCGATGATGGCCCGGCAGCGGCGCGCCTGCGCGAGGTCGCCTCGACCAGTCGTGTGCGCAGTGCGGTGCGCCTTCGCCTGTGGCTGCCAGGCACGGCGGTGCCTGCGGCACGCGTCGAGGCGGCGACGCGCGAGGCGGTGGGCGTCCTCGACGCGTTGGCGAGCGATCCGCGGCTGCGGGCGGCCGCCGAACGGTCGGTACGCGATGCGCGCGCCATCGAGCTTGCCCCGGGCGTACGCATCCTCGCGGCAGACGCGGTGGGGCGCCCACTGTTGTCCGGCTGGGCCGCGGACTCGCGCGTCGAACTGGCGTTGGCCGCCACGCCTGGCTCGCCGCTGGCGCTCTGGACGACGGCGCTGGGGCGCGAGGCCCTGGAACGACCGGAGATCGACCTCGCGCCGGTCATGTGGCCGGCCGAGGCGCTCGCCCGCGCCACCCGCCAGGCGCAGGCCCCGCCGGTCACGACGCTCCCGGCCGGCCTGGACACGCGCTGGTGCTGGGGACTCGCGCTGCTGCTCCTTCTGACGGAGGAGTGGTGGCGCCGGCGAGCCAGCCGTGCCGACGGCAGCCCGGAGGTTCGCGATGCCGCCTGA
- a CDS encoding DUF4175 domain-containing protein, with amino-acid sequence MPPDEPHAGMRDGAPDHRVIEAWLRDAHRRWRVGIVGWHLVIGMAVARVVHAWVGAVGGHALLTGAAAGLSVAAAGLLSARGLRSVTPLVTAAEAATPALANALQAWHERSPALAPMVEAHLARQVRTALATTVPPRPISRRRWVGAVMALALALAGPWLWRGAGTAPSSSDPRVEPRSATRTASATLQWQVTVRPPTYTGEPARTQSGATRVEALEGSRLELRFTGWPDGATARLGSDVLALAGSGGAREATLELRQSDAVVVSTAHGSPLATIVVMVRPDAPPDVRITAPGADLRRATATGQVRVRITARDDLGLREVRLLYTRVSGSGESFTFEDGEWPVRLERRSATAWEAEHVVDLSRLGLAPGDSVAYHAVAHDARPGAEGAGESERFLIEIAREGAQAAGDFSLPEPDEKFALSQRMVILLTERLLERRPRMTPDAYRAEAQALAIAQRRVRAEFVFMLGGEVEDEAEEAAHSHEVEAGRLDNRGQGDLTRAVRQMAQAEARLTDADLREALPYEYDALSALQAAFGKARYFMRTLPAPVRLDGARRLQGDRSEAAPSTWARGPLPETQRDRALALLARLEQTGTSVPVLLPGLIALDRADAAWVREVQQAAGRDDRAGIARLLRSRLLAAAPSRLVVPLAASADEAGLAARERRP; translated from the coding sequence ATGCCGCCTGACGAGCCACACGCCGGCATGCGCGATGGCGCGCCCGACCATCGCGTCATCGAGGCCTGGTTGCGCGACGCCCATCGGCGCTGGCGGGTCGGCATTGTCGGCTGGCACCTGGTGATCGGCATGGCGGTCGCGAGGGTCGTGCACGCGTGGGTGGGGGCTGTCGGGGGACACGCCTTGCTCACGGGCGCCGCCGCAGGCCTGAGCGTCGCCGCCGCCGGACTGCTGTCGGCGCGTGGGCTGCGATCGGTGACGCCGCTGGTGACCGCCGCCGAGGCGGCCACGCCCGCCCTCGCCAATGCGCTGCAGGCCTGGCACGAGCGGTCGCCGGCGCTGGCACCGATGGTCGAGGCGCACCTCGCGCGGCAGGTGCGCACGGCACTGGCGACGACCGTGCCGCCGCGTCCCATCTCGAGACGACGATGGGTGGGCGCAGTGATGGCGCTGGCGCTGGCCCTGGCCGGTCCGTGGCTGTGGCGCGGAGCCGGCACGGCACCATCGAGCTCCGATCCGAGAGTCGAACCACGAAGCGCCACGCGGACCGCGTCGGCGACCCTCCAGTGGCAGGTCACCGTCCGGCCGCCAACCTACACGGGCGAGCCTGCGCGAACCCAGTCCGGGGCGACGCGAGTGGAGGCCCTCGAAGGCTCGCGCCTTGAGCTGAGGTTCACGGGCTGGCCCGACGGCGCGACGGCGCGCCTCGGCAGCGACGTCCTCGCGCTCGCGGGGAGTGGCGGCGCACGCGAGGCCACGCTGGAGTTGCGTCAGTCGGACGCCGTCGTCGTCAGCACCGCGCACGGATCCCCGCTGGCCACCATCGTCGTCATGGTCCGCCCCGATGCCCCGCCGGACGTCCGGATCACGGCCCCGGGCGCCGACCTTCGGCGTGCGACCGCCACCGGACAGGTACGGGTGCGCATCACCGCGCGCGACGACCTCGGCCTGCGCGAGGTGCGCCTGCTGTACACGCGCGTGTCGGGCAGCGGCGAGAGCTTCACGTTCGAGGACGGCGAATGGCCGGTGCGGCTGGAGCGCCGTTCCGCAACTGCGTGGGAAGCAGAGCATGTCGTGGATCTTTCGCGGCTCGGCCTCGCTCCCGGCGACTCGGTGGCGTACCACGCGGTGGCCCACGACGCGCGGCCGGGCGCCGAGGGCGCGGGGGAGTCGGAGCGCTTCCTGATCGAGATCGCCCGGGAGGGCGCCCAGGCAGCCGGCGACTTCAGCCTGCCCGAGCCGGACGAGAAGTTCGCCCTGAGCCAGCGCATGGTGATCCTGTTGACCGAGCGGCTCCTCGAGCGTCGCCCACGGATGACGCCTGACGCCTACCGTGCCGAGGCGCAGGCGCTCGCCATCGCGCAGCGCCGGGTGCGGGCCGAGTTCGTCTTCATGCTCGGCGGAGAAGTGGAGGACGAGGCCGAGGAGGCCGCGCACTCGCACGAGGTGGAGGCGGGGCGCCTCGACAACCGCGGCCAGGGCGATCTCACGAGGGCGGTGCGCCAGATGGCGCAGGCCGAGGCCCGGCTCACCGACGCCGACCTGAGGGAAGCCTTGCCTTACGAGTACGACGCGTTGTCGGCGTTGCAGGCGGCATTCGGCAAGGCGCGCTATTTCATGCGGACCTTGCCCGCACCGGTCCGTCTCGATGGCGCGCGACGCTTGCAGGGGGACCGGAGCGAGGCGGCGCCCTCGACGTGGGCCCGCGGGCCGCTCCCCGAGACGCAGCGTGATCGCGCGCTCGCGCTGCTCGCGCGGCTCGAGCAGACGGGCACCTCGGTGCCGGTGCTGCTCCCGGGTCTGATTGCGCTCGACCGTGCCGATGCCGCATGGGTGAGGGAGGTCCAGCAGGCCGCCGGCCGCGACGACCGTGCCGGGATCGCGCGGCTGCTCCGCTCCCGCCTCCTCGCGGCGGCGCCTTCGCGCCTGGTCGTGCCCCTGGCGGCTTCGGCGGACGAGGCCGGGCTCGCGGCCCGGGAGCGTCGGCCGTGA